In Tripterygium wilfordii isolate XIE 37 chromosome 17, ASM1340144v1, whole genome shotgun sequence, the genomic window AAACGGCCACCGAAATTGGAGACCCACGTCGAAGGTATTCTCCAATGCgttattacactatacatttgacagtgtatttagctttttatgttgattgaacatcttatggattacttgtgaagcttgatagtgggttattgcactgtcataatgaaaagtgtaattattttgtttcatggtttgtttcttGCCTAGTTTACCAGATACTGTATTTTGCAAATAGTGTATTTAGCATTTAGTGTATTTAGAACATAGTGTATTTAGCATATAGTGTATGTTGCTGGGCTGCTCCTCGTCATGGTGTACTGGATTGGTGATTTCTTGGTTccacaaaatatttgattacactttcattttagtaatgcatttgttttaTATAAACCCAAAATATTACGTACACTGTAAGTTTCCATAATGTAGTTGCATTGAATATGTTAGTTTCCTTGCTTGATGGGTTTGATTGGTTCACTGTCAGTGTGCATAATGTTTTTAACATATGTTCAATGTTGTCTTGTTTGGGTATACTCTGTTCGTATTGCCTAATGTATTTGTTGTGAGTAATTTTAAGTATGGACAAAGCTAGTAAAATTTGTAGTTATGAACATTGATAGAACTATACACTAccaattaaataatatatttggCTTGAATGGTTCTGTTTACATACTTGATGGGTTTCAGTTGTTATAATGCATTGGTTTGTGTTTTGTGATATTTTATTCACGCTTAATGGAAGTGTATTTAGGTATATAGTGTGGTTCGATAGTGTGTGTTCTTCATATTGGTCAAATATTTGATTATACTACTACGCTATGTAACgtattttgtttaattatatCCGAGTAATTTTACctttcatttgttgtttataaaatattacattatatttttgacAATGTATTTGTTTGCCAGTTTATAATGCATTATGAATTACCAATGTAtttgtttcacttttttatggcaTTGAGTTATTATACTATGgtatgatagtgtaataatgacagagtcatttcattttggtgttgatattatatgagttattacattatcaattactaaatttatgtatttatgaAACAAATGTATGTTTTAACATTGTTTTGTAGTGAAGAGATGGGTTTTCAATCAAGAGGATTCAATAACGAAGGATGCGAATGGTGATTACAAATATCTGATATTTACATGCGGGAGGTTGGATAACAAGGCGGGGCTTGTTGGTAGACTTTTCGTCGATGGGAAGTGgaagattacattgtttgaagatATCCACAATCACGATCTAAGTCCTAGTCATTCTAGATTCTTCGTGTGTAACAGGGAAATAACCCCGAGTGTGAAAATGCAACTAGAGATTAATGATATTGTTGAAATTCGATCGAGCAAGAGTTACAATTCATTTGTCATTGGTGTCGGTGGGCATGATAATTTtacagtgtatttgtttctcagttgttaatgcattacgaattatcAGTGTAATTAACCAAGCTtacagtgacttattacattacgttttgacagtgtatttgtttcccATTTTCGGCAAGTTTGATTGTTATCATGCCgtaccttattacattatgtttttgacagtgtatttgtttttcAGTATTTAATGCATTACGTACTAGCAGTGTATTTTACTActaatagaggagagagaagcgggaaaaaaaagtgaacatttagggttttgtgtcaatatatctatgtggcatgccacatagattatgtatattatgtatctgaaaattatgtatgtatgtcattttccttaaaaaattcACTAAAGGACTCTTTTTGAAAATATCATGTATTAGTTTAAATTTTCTAAAAAGTTCATTTTAGTTTTAaagaatatgtatataaaaaatttcaatatcAGGAAAACCATCTGGTTCAATCGATTTTTAATCAGCACAATACAACCCAATATTTTAAATTGAATCGTATTGATGGATTGATCAATACCCGGTTCAACAGGTTGACCTGGTCGATCCAAACCgatatttaaaacaatttttcaGCATAAGTATACTGTCGATATTATTACCATAATAAGTTTTTCAGATGCTACGCCTATTGATACACCTATGGAGGTGAATCTCAAATTGTGCAAGGAAAAAGGGGATGATGGATATATATTCtttttgacccattttttaCCATCAATTAGTTGGGAGTTTAGTTTATTGGGCTATTCCACACttggctttttttttgttagacctTGACAACTTATTGTGATGCTGATTGGACATGATATCCCAATAGTCCCTATATACTACTTATTGGTGCATTTTTTGAGGTTATGCTCTGATTTCTTGGAAGGTCAAGAAACAAGATATGGTTTCCAAATCAAGCTATGTTAGGCAGTCACAATGGTGGGTTTTTACTAGCCCATAGATGATAAAATTCTTAAATTTGTTGTAGTTTTCACATATAAATTTCCTTCAATAAGACTCCCTCTCCTAACCAAAACACCGCTTCTAATTAAAAGGTAGCGCTCCATTCTTTTTCTATAGAGAACCGATTCCGGGCTTGCTCTTTTTCTTATGAGCAATCACCTTTGACCAATTCACGAAAGACCTATAGCTTATTTCACGATTTAaaagttagtttatttttcacaactaataacataatttattaaattatgtTAAGATATATACTCAACTTGGTCATATCCAAGTTCGatgataaaatgaaaaaataaataaattggcttgttttttaaaaagaaaaaggaatggTTTCCACCTTTAgaaatttattaaattcattTTGGGTGGTCAGACAATTTTCAATCTaagtaaaaagaaaagataaataaattggGGAGTTTTAAAAATATGGTTGGTAAGGTTATTTGATCTTGTTAAAAGATAGATTTTTCTGTGTGGAGGCTAGAAATCATAGCTTTTGTACTCTAGTGATTTTAACATCCTAACCTAAAAAGTCATTTCAGGTGCTCGAGCAGCTCGATATGGAAAAGAAGAGAGCGCAAGAACTTAGCAAGATGAGGAAGGCTAACCAGGCAGAGTGCTGGTGGCAGAATCCAATGAGTGAAATGAACAAAGAACAACTGGGACAATTGAAGCTCGCCTTGGAGGAGCTTCAGAAAAATGTGGCAAAACAATCTCAAACTATTCTTTTTCAAAACTTGAACAATGGCACCCAGTCTTTTGGTCCTGCTCAAGTCATGCTTCCTACTGCAGGGCTCAATGGTAATGTGTTCGATTTCGATCCCAATGTGGTGCCTCCTCCTGCTGCAATGCCTCCGGCATATAATTTCGGATTTGGAAGTAATGGGTTTTATTAGCTTTCTGGTGGTCTGTGTCCATGGCTCTTTATTGTTGAAAAACTATTTCCTTATGCCGTTGTGAACTTGTGATAGTCTTATAGTTATGGAGTGGGGTAGGCTGCTATTGTAAAATAATAGCAGCCCATACAGTTCCTCATTTTTGAGCTATAAAATAATttcttaaaataataaatagaaaatatgtAAGGATTTTGATTGTTGGATCATGTATTTAATCATCGGATCTTTTAAAAATGAGATAACATGTTACACACTTTGCATCCAACGATTTAGAATCACTTAGGACATAAGACATGagattcaaaatcattgatatttattattttttaggaattttaaaaaattattgataatcaaaaaaatgaggaagaggagggACTGCTATAAGCCTACCCCAGTCCCTTGTTGTTTTCATTACTGTAAAATTGAGTCATGCTATTTTTATTTAtggttttgtgtttgttttaatagatttttatttatggcTTTGTGTTTGTCTTAATTCGACCCATATTAACCCGACCCGACCtcattttattatataatgTCGTTTTATACTTGTATAGACCTGTatgcagtatatatatatacacacacacttttaTACTTGTATGCAGTATTAAcaagaatcaaacattgagtttgtttcatatatatatgtgtgtgtgtctatatatgttAGAGTTAGTACACTTTTCTTCTCTTGAATATTGTGAAGTCttcatttatgttttaattACACCATAGTGATTTAGGTGGAGAATTTTAGCGAAAATTTTAAACTAATGACAAATAacccgacccaacccaacccatctTCAAATGAGGTTGGTTAAGGGTTGAAGAAAATCTCACCCGACCTTATGCGAGTCGGATGAGGTATTTCCCTAAATCCGGCCCAACCCAACGTACCCATGTTCACCCCTATGGATAGCAATGAGGGGAAAAAAAGCCCAAAAGAGTAAAAGAAGCTGATGGACATAGGATAATATAATGCATCAAATCCACCTGACCAGCCCTTTGAATATCTTTCCAACAAGTTGAGAGTAAGCAAGTTCCAGATGTGGGGAGCCATACCTCACTGTTAATGTTGTAGTTTTCACATATAAAAAGTAGCGCTCCATTCTTTTTCTATAGAGAACCGATTCTGAGCCCGCTCTTTTCTTATGAGCAACCACCTTTGACCAATTCACGAAAGACCTGTAGCTTTTTTGACGGGTTAaaagttagtttatttttcacaattaataacataatttattttgacaaTCAATAAATTTTGCCAAGAGTAACCTTTGTATCCATTGTAGGGCGTGGATTTAGAGTCACAATCGTCAAAAACTCTATCCAATATCACAATTTTGTATCATTCGAGTACCCATAGAGTCGCTCTAGCGCCAAAAACTATGGTTACTATTAAGTAGTAGGTGGGCCTATGAGGCCCACCTAACTTGGCTCTCAAACCCGACTCTAAAGCCATTCGAGGGTCGGGCCTGCCCAGCCCACCCCACCCCAACAACGGTCCGGAACAGCTCACATTACACCTCTACTAATGTGCAAgtcacttaatttaatttttttaaaaaaattatggcatTTAACAAGATTGGTCAAAGTCAAAGGAAAGGTcactgattttgaatttttttatggacAATGAAGTGAAATTCTTTTACTACAAACCAATCCTAATTTCCCAAAAACGAACCCAGTGATGACCCATGTAAACAAGAGCAAGTCCATGGGCCTATAAAACCATTCCAATTGCTTGTCAAATTGGTGAATGCTAATGCGAACTGCGAGGAGTTCAATTTGGGTTAACATGATTCATCTCCTGCAATCTGGGCTACCTTTGGGAGACTCTACATACTAAGTGAGGCTCTTTGGTTAGAATCTCTTAGATGATCTGTttgccatttatttttctattgatttcattttctatatCGTTAAGCTAAACTTTGAGTTTCTTATAGTCTGTTTTGTGAAGGGTTAAGTGCAAATAAGTCACTGAAAAATAGGTCAGTTTGCAATTATatcacccaaagaaaaaattttcaaattgagtcactcaatgttccaattttaagcaattgggTCATTCCGATCAATTTTCAATCGATTTAACACCAGAAATTGCTGACATGTCACATTTgtccaaatataaaataaaatttaatttaaaaagccATGTGGaatatcaaaatatatttagaaaatgatatgaatctttttaaaaaataaaaaaaatgtgacacatataaaaaggcaaaataaaaaagattgaaTAATAGAAAGATGGGGAAATAGGTAGAAggataaaaaaaacaacatttatATCCCATCAATGACAAAAGCAACATTTATATcctatctttcttctttcttcagcgtttctcctcttccttccttcaacgcctccctctttcttctttcttcgctacttcttctctcttcttcctcgatcGACTCTTCTTTCTTTGCTTGCGACATAGATcgacatttctcttcttcttcttcttcctccttgcgACTAAGATCAGGATTGGGCTCCTTATTCTTCCTTCACTTTTGATAGAGACGGATCTTcaaagcaaagttttgatctagggagagaaaaagagaacgGACATGAAAAGACATTGTTCTATCTttagtatatgatattatatctgttttgtatatgtcaatattcttctgaaatcgaa contains:
- the LOC119981910 gene encoding agamous-like MADS-box protein AGL61 → MVGKVLEQLDMEKKRAQELSKMRKANQAECWWQNPMSEMNKEQLGQLKLALEELQKNVAKQSQTILFQNLNNGTQSFGPAQVMLPTAGLNGNVFDFDPNVVPPPAAMPPAYNFGFGSNGFY